Proteins found in one Lycium ferocissimum isolate CSIRO_LF1 chromosome 6, AGI_CSIRO_Lferr_CH_V1, whole genome shotgun sequence genomic segment:
- the LOC132059888 gene encoding uncharacterized protein LOC132059888 → MVDMNNQDNRQILQQVSSLTAYVASLVVIWFWTYTCDVEHSSSIPNEIRLEGEQVRNELLSYLFSSELCFNIIRMTPSAFIGLCEILIRDGGLRPTLQVTVEEQVAKALWLLAHNMTNRELSLIFRRSGESVSHHFHTVLRAILGLYEKFIKQPDGSQVPSEIASNQRFYPYFKDCIGAIDGTHIRVKVSQDEAPKYRGRKYYPTQNILAACTFDLKFTYVLAGWEGTAFDSRIMKEALTRREPLKIPEGKYYLVDGGIILRSGLITPYRGERYHLKEYSRNPPRNPRELFNLRHASLCNAIERAFGVLKKRFPIIASSTEPSYGVGTQKLIIFACCILYNYLRGVNPNDELLVQVDVELMNSDSVPEEPSNSTESNDETQRGEIIQDQIAASMWSNYQA, encoded by the exons ATGGTCGATATGAATAATCAAGATAATAGACAGATATTACAACAAGTGAGCTCTTTAACTGCATATGTTGCGAGCTTGGTAGTTATTTGGTTTTGGACCTATACATGTGATGTTGAACATTCTAGCTCGATACCAAATGAAATACGGCTTGAGGGAGAACAAGTTAGAAATGAATTATTGAGCTATCTATTCTCGAGTGAACTCTGTTTTAATATTATAAGGATGACTCCTTCGGCTTTCATCGGGTTATGCGAGATTTTGATTAGAGACGGTGGTCTTAGACCAACGCTTCAAGTTACTGTTGAAGAACAAGTTGCAAAAGCCCTTTGGTTGTTAGCACATAATATGACAAATCGAGAGTTATCTTTAATCTTTCGGCGCTCTGGGGAGTCGGttagtcatcattttcatactgtctTGCGAGCTATTTTGGGGTTgtatgaaaaatttattaaacaacCAGATGGCTCCCAAGTTCCTTCTGAAATTGCCAGCAACCAAAGATTCTACCCATACTTTAAG GATTGTATTGGTGCAATCGATGGAACACATATACGTGTTAAAGTTTCACAAGATGAAGCACCCAAATATCGTGGGAGGAAATATTATCCAACACAAAATATATTGGCTGCATGTACGTTTGATTTAAAATTCACGTACGTATTAGCTGGATGGGAAGGGACAGCATTTGattcaagaatcatgaaagaagCACTAACTAGACGAGAACCGTTAAAAATTCCCGAAG GTAAATACTACCTTGTTGATGGAGGAATCATATTGAGAAGTGGGCTTATCACACCTTATAGGGGAGAGCGGTATCACTTGAAAGAGTATTCAAGAAATCCACCTCGAAATCCTCGTGAATTGTTTAATCTGCGACATGCATCTTTGTGTAATGCTATTGAACGAGCATTTGGAGTTCTTAAAAAGAGATTTCCTATAATTGCTAGTTCAACTGAGCCATCATATGGTGTTGGTACCCAAAAACTTATTATTTTTGCGTGTTGTATTTTGTACAACTATTTAAGAGGAGTAAATCCAAACGATGAGTTGCTTGTACAAGTGGATGTTGAGCTTATGAATAGTGATAGCGTGCCTGAAGAACCGTCAAATTCTACGGAAAGCAATGACGAAACACAAAGAGGAGAGATAATTCAAGATCAAATTGCAGCTAGCATGTGGTCTAACTACcaagcttaa
- the LOC132061432 gene encoding uncharacterized protein LOC132061432, whose translation MPKKSKADSSDTEASDNSSIVWSQVMDDVLIDAYHHEHIDGNRVGGTFTSTALNNILMKLQDKFPSKLFTKEKLHNRVKVIKRQFTRCYDIFQNGGLSGFAWDPTTNKWCAESEVWDQLIQAKPAAKEWKDKPIRNFDKLLVIYGKDRAIGKHAETGPEMLRRCARDNLKRPSTTSVNIDDIDELVSENVPSLENTEEYGQAEHEQPTDAAVKLNVSSRTPLTNKTKRAKQDHVGEMATLLRGGLDHLASAINRLSTLPPIPEFEIWAMVNEMGLEPTLITRAYSYICQHADFCRMLIGAPWEARKSLVLSAMCDEN comes from the exons ATGCCGAAAAAGTCAAAAGCAGACTCAAGTGATACAGAGGCTTCAGATAATTCTTCTATTGTTTGGTCACAAGTCATGGATGATGTGTTAATTGACGCATACCACCATGAGCACATTGACGGAAATAGGGTTGGTGGAACATTCACTTCAACTGCATTGAATAATATACTAATGAAACTTCAAGATAAATTTCCTAGCAAACTTTTCACAAAGGAGAAACTTCACAATCGTGTCAAGGTTATTAAAAGGCAGTTTACCAGGTGTTATGATATATTTCAAAATGGTGGATTGAGTGGGTTTGCATGGGATCCTACCACAAACAAGTGGTGTGCCGAATCAGAAGTATGGGATCAATTAATTCAG GCTAAGCCGGCAGCTAAGGAATGGAAGGACAAGCCAATCAGAAATTTTGATAAGTTACTTGTAATATATGGAAAAGATAGAGCTATTGGAAAGCATGCTGAGACTGGACCAGAAATGTTGAGAAGATGTGCTCGTGATAATTTGAAAAGACCAAGTACTACCTCTGTGAATATTGACGATATAGATGAACTGGTTTCTGAGAATGTTCCCTCCCTGGAAAATACAGAGGAATATGGTCAAGCTGAGCATGAGCAACCAACCGATGCTGCCGTTAAATTGAATGTCTCTTCACGAACACCGTTAACTAATAAGACTAAACGGGCAAAACAAGATCATGTTGGAGAAATGGCTACTTTGTTGAGAGGCGGGCTGGATCATTTGGCAAGTGCCATCAACCGTCTTTCAACACTACCACCGATTCCAGAGTTTGAGATATGGGCAATGGTAAATGAGATGGGATTGGAACCGACTTTGATCACAAGAGCTTATTCATATATTTGTCAACATGCAGACTTTTGTCGAATGCTGATTGGAGCCCCATGGGAAGCACGCAAATCACTAGTGTTGTCCGCGATGTGTGATGAAAATTGA